Proteins from a genomic interval of Clostridium sp. M62/1:
- the glsA gene encoding glutaminase A → MPRILNEALLAGMREVPKGETASYIPELSRADKTDLGICIYTRDGKVYEAGDAEKRFSIQSISKVISLCVALQHCGFEKVFEKIRMEPSGDAFNSLLKLDMTSNYPYNPMINSGAIAVASYLMPVFSFKELLDYAGKLCLDPKIRLDERVYSSEMGHSARNRAIAYLLQSKGIIECDVERSLELYIKMCSLSVTAKSLAGLGLVLANGGFHPKTGERLLDREVVRTVKTIMLTCGMYDGSGEFAVEVGIPSKSGVGGGILSVVDRKMGIGIYGPSLDQKGNSAGGQAMLRYVSEKLNLHMFAWED, encoded by the coding sequence ATGCCCCGGATTTTAAACGAGGCTCTTCTTGCCGGGATGAGAGAGGTGCCGAAGGGGGAAACCGCCTCCTATATACCGGAGCTGTCACGGGCTGATAAAACAGATCTGGGGATCTGTATTTATACGAGAGACGGAAAAGTCTATGAGGCCGGGGATGCAGAAAAGAGGTTCAGCATTCAGAGTATTTCCAAGGTAATTTCCCTGTGTGTGGCGCTTCAGCACTGCGGCTTTGAAAAGGTGTTTGAAAAAATCAGGATGGAGCCGTCAGGGGATGCCTTCAATTCCCTGCTCAAGCTGGATATGACCAGCAATTATCCCTATAATCCAATGATCAATTCCGGGGCGATTGCAGTGGCCAGCTACCTGATGCCTGTGTTCAGCTTTAAAGAGCTGTTGGACTATGCGGGAAAGCTCTGCCTGGATCCGAAGATCAGGCTGGATGAGAGAGTCTACTCCTCGGAGATGGGGCACAGTGCCAGAAACAGGGCTATCGCCTATCTGCTCCAGAGCAAGGGAATTATTGAATGCGATGTGGAGAGAAGTCTGGAGCTGTATATCAAGATGTGCTCCTTAAGCGTTACGGCAAAGAGCCTGGCAGGCCTTGGCCTGGTGCTGGCAAACGGGGGATTTCATCCGAAAACGGGAGAGCGGCTTCTGGACAGGGAGGTGGTGCGCACGGTGAAAACGATTATGCTCACCTGCGGTATGTACGACGGTTCCGGTGAATTTGCCGTGGAGGTCGGAATCCCGTCCAAGAGCGGCGTAGGAGGAGGAATCCTCTCTGTTGTGGACCGAAAAATGGGAATCGGCATTTACGGTCCGTCCCTGGATCAGAAGGGAAACAGCGCAGGAGGCCAGGCCATGCTGAGATACGTTTCTGAGAAACTGAATCTTCACATGTTCGCGTGGGAAGATTAG
- a CDS encoding LysR family transcriptional regulator gives MNFDLNLKHLSYFIAVARLGSINKAAQTLYISQPYLGKIIKELENTAGTVLFERTRSGVILTPDGRDFLEHADTILREAKKLQRFSGSSDAPSHFLSVSMTRFSHIMESFIEIVLRHKDEPSFLHRLREGTAQEVVEDVYSGQFSVGVIHLDPKNRGQVSSHISSLGLSYSFLAHVRPHIILSANHPLIREGRPVTLRNLAPYGFARYQDAAEDYAYRIFSQNAQYNLNSGPKIVYLDGRASLMHLLSNSDFYSIGIHDFSAQSSTYQVISIPIEECTDCLEFGCILPRGGAVSGIAAEFLEELKSRLSEGITALWQTEGRAEHNR, from the coding sequence ATGAATTTTGATTTAAATCTGAAGCATCTTTCCTACTTTATAGCGGTTGCCCGCCTTGGCTCCATCAACAAGGCGGCACAGACCCTTTACATATCACAGCCCTACCTGGGGAAAATCATAAAAGAACTGGAGAATACGGCGGGAACGGTTCTGTTTGAGCGCACACGCAGCGGAGTAATCCTGACGCCTGACGGGCGCGACTTTTTGGAGCACGCGGACACCATTTTAAGAGAGGCAAAAAAGCTTCAGCGCTTTTCAGGCTCCTCTGATGCTCCCTCCCATTTCCTCAGCGTGTCCATGACTCGCTTTTCCCACATCATGGAGAGCTTTATCGAGATCGTTCTCCGGCACAAGGATGAGCCCTCCTTTCTTCACCGCCTCCGGGAAGGGACTGCCCAGGAGGTAGTCGAGGATGTCTATTCCGGCCAGTTCAGCGTGGGCGTCATCCACCTCGATCCGAAAAACCGAGGGCAGGTGAGCTCCCACATATCCTCTCTGGGGCTCTCTTACTCCTTTCTGGCCCACGTACGGCCCCACATCATCCTCTCGGCAAACCATCCCCTCATACGGGAGGGACGTCCTGTCACGCTCCGCAATCTGGCCCCCTACGGCTTTGCCAGGTACCAGGATGCAGCCGAGGATTACGCCTACCGGATTTTTTCGCAGAATGCTCAGTATAACCTGAACTCAGGGCCTAAAATCGTATATCTGGACGGCCGTGCTTCCCTGATGCACCTGCTCTCCAACAGCGATTTCTACAGCATCGGCATTCACGATTTCTCAGCTCAGAGCTCCACCTATCAGGTCATCTCCATTCCCATTGAGGAGTGTACCGACTGCCTGGAGTTTGGCTGTATTCTCCCGAGAGGCGGCGCTGTTTCCGGCATTGCCGCGGAATTTCTGGAAGAATTGAAAAGCAGGCTTTCCGAGGGCATCACAGCTCTCTGGCAGACAGAAGGCAGAGCGGAACATAACCGTTGA
- a CDS encoding energy-coupling factor ABC transporter permease, whose amino-acid sequence MTKTRKTQILLAALPAAALGVSFPASAMHIMEGALPAGFCVAWGLICLPFLLAGFFSIQKTIRENRRAITLLAMSGAFIFVISSLKIPSVSGSCSHMTGTGLGAVLFGPSAMSVLGILVLIFQAILLAHGGLTTLGANTFSMAIAGPFVSWLLYRILSGFRINRKVSLFAAAFLGDLFTYCVTAFQLALAHNSATSFSIAFRENLVIFAGTQIPLAVVEGLLTVAIVIGLESYAQPELAAVGFLKEGTE is encoded by the coding sequence ATGACAAAAACGAGAAAAACACAAATCCTTCTGGCAGCTCTGCCTGCCGCAGCCCTCGGCGTCTCTTTTCCGGCCTCTGCCATGCACATCATGGAGGGTGCTCTCCCTGCCGGATTCTGCGTGGCCTGGGGACTGATCTGTCTGCCCTTTCTTCTGGCAGGCTTCTTTTCCATCCAAAAGACGATCCGTGAAAACCGGCGCGCCATCACTCTTCTGGCCATGTCAGGGGCCTTTATCTTTGTGATCTCCTCCCTGAAAATTCCCTCTGTCAGCGGAAGCTGCTCCCATATGACGGGGACGGGACTGGGGGCTGTCCTGTTTGGGCCCTCTGCTATGTCTGTTCTGGGGATTCTGGTACTGATTTTCCAGGCGATCCTTCTGGCTCACGGCGGCCTGACCACCCTGGGAGCCAATACCTTCTCCATGGCTATCGCAGGTCCCTTCGTCTCCTGGCTGCTCTACCGGATCCTTAGCGGTTTCCGGATAAACAGAAAAGTTTCCCTTTTTGCAGCCGCTTTTCTGGGGGATCTCTTCACTTACTGCGTGACTGCCTTCCAGCTTGCCCTGGCCCATAACTCGGCCACCTCCTTCTCCATCGCCTTCAGGGAAAATCTGGTTATCTTTGCAGGAACCCAGATCCCTCTTGCCGTGGTAGAAGGGCTTTTGACTGTCGCCATCGTCATCGGACTGGAATCATATGCGCAGCCGGAGCTTGCCGCTGTGGGATTTTTAAAGGAGGGAACTGAATAA
- a CDS encoding energy-coupling factor ABC transporter substrate-binding protein, giving the protein MIGAVLIAFAPLFLLKGAEFGGSDDRGNQLIETTDPGYEPWASPVLETLLGGELPGEVESMLFCLQTGIGVGVIAFFMGRFVERKKWTRQCGLSEIPDDCQTVREER; this is encoded by the coding sequence CTGATCGGGGCCGTGCTGATCGCATTTGCCCCTCTGTTTCTTTTAAAGGGCGCAGAATTCGGCGGTTCAGACGACCGCGGCAACCAGCTGATTGAGACGACGGATCCAGGCTACGAGCCGTGGGCCTCCCCTGTTCTGGAAACACTGCTGGGAGGAGAACTTCCAGGGGAGGTAGAAAGCATGCTGTTCTGCCTTCAGACGGGAATCGGCGTGGGCGTGATTGCCTTCTTTATGGGCCGTTTTGTGGAGAGGAAGAAGTGGACGAGACAGTGCGGATTATCCGAAATCCCGGATGACTGCCAGACAGTACGAGAGGAAAGATAA
- the cbiQ gene encoding cobalt ECF transporter T component CbiQ produces the protein MLLIDSFSYQSRLRYINTGEKFFLSILTLCLCVAGRCIRLDLYIILVMAALTVLAGGLSPVSYFRLFLIPLSFLAMNALVLGLSLRETPLELFSLPVGGLYLTAGRETLSAAACMAATALAGVSCLYFLALSTPLSELLLFLKGLHLPALIIELMMLIYRFIFLLLDCAGKISVAQRSRLGNRDFHTSLSSFASLVSCLFIQSVRRSGILYDAMEARCYDGNFSVLRECLPPKPSHLVLIAAFEASACLVLWLAS, from the coding sequence ATGCTTTTAATTGACAGCTTCAGCTACCAGTCACGGCTTCGCTATATCAACACCGGTGAAAAGTTTTTCTTATCCATCCTCACCCTCTGCCTCTGTGTGGCAGGGCGCTGTATCCGGCTGGATCTCTATATCATCCTGGTCATGGCAGCTCTTACTGTCCTGGCCGGGGGACTTTCCCCCGTCTCCTACTTTCGCCTTTTTCTGATCCCCCTCAGCTTTCTTGCAATGAATGCCCTGGTTTTAGGGCTTTCTCTGCGGGAGACTCCCCTGGAGCTTTTCTCCCTTCCGGTGGGAGGGTTGTATCTGACAGCCGGGAGGGAGACTCTCTCTGCCGCCGCCTGCATGGCTGCCACTGCCCTGGCAGGTGTATCCTGCCTCTATTTTCTGGCTCTCTCCACGCCCCTTTCAGAGCTTCTCCTGTTTCTCAAAGGGCTGCATCTTCCGGCGCTTATCATCGAGCTGATGATGCTGATTTACCGGTTCATCTTTCTGCTCCTGGACTGCGCCGGAAAAATATCCGTGGCCCAGCGTTCCAGGCTGGGGAACCGCGACTTTCACACCTCCCTGTCTTCCTTTGCCTCCCTGGTCTCCTGTCTGTTCATCCAGTCTGTCCGCCGTTCCGGCATCCTGTATGACGCCATGGAGGCCAGATGCTATGACGGGAATTTTTCTGTTCTGAGGGAGTGTCTGCCGCCAAAGCCTTCCCATCTGGTTCTGATAGCTGCCTTTGAAGCCTCGGCCTGCCTGGTTCTGTGGCTGGCTTCCTGA
- a CDS encoding energy-coupling factor ABC transporter ATP-binding protein, with protein sequence MKQTELTGTCRVCCRDMTQKETEAPARPVCPESEVILQADHLFFSYDQGRSCALRDLSLKIRRGSKTAFLGANGSGKSTFFLCCNGIHRPTSGTLSFAGKLVGYSRKELLSLRQKVGIVFQDPDSQLFSSSVYQEISFGVMNLGFPEEKARQAVERILDEMELTSLKSRPVHTLSGGQKKQVSIADILVMEPELVILDEPASALDPRHTKLVREAVKRMTDKGITVMMATHDVDFALDWADEAVVLKDGCVLGQGTPEEIFTDSELLSQANLSVPAALRLFDSLCRKGILDPSLPIPRNLDELESYLA encoded by the coding sequence ATGAAGCAAACAGAACTGACCGGCACCTGCAGAGTCTGCTGCCGGGACATGACACAAAAGGAGACAGAAGCACCCGCCAGACCCGTCTGTCCGGAAAGTGAGGTGATCCTTCAGGCAGATCACCTGTTTTTCTCCTACGACCAGGGGCGCAGCTGTGCACTTCGGGATCTCTCTCTGAAAATCAGGCGCGGCAGCAAAACAGCTTTTCTGGGAGCCAACGGCTCCGGGAAGTCGACTTTTTTTCTCTGCTGCAACGGCATTCACCGTCCCACATCCGGCACTCTGTCCTTTGCCGGAAAGCTGGTGGGATACTCCAGAAAAGAACTCTTATCCCTCCGCCAGAAGGTGGGAATCGTATTTCAGGATCCGGACAGCCAGCTCTTTTCCTCCAGCGTTTACCAGGAGATCTCCTTCGGAGTCATGAATCTGGGATTTCCCGAGGAAAAAGCGCGTCAGGCCGTGGAGCGGATTCTCGATGAAATGGAACTGACCTCTCTGAAAAGCCGTCCCGTCCACACCCTGTCAGGGGGACAGAAAAAGCAGGTTTCCATTGCCGATATTCTCGTGATGGAGCCGGAGCTTGTCATTCTGGATGAGCCGGCCTCCGCCCTGGATCCCAGGCATACGAAGCTGGTCCGGGAGGCTGTTAAGCGGATGACCGATAAGGGGATCACCGTCATGATGGCCACCCATGACGTGGATTTCGCCCTGGACTGGGCCGATGAGGCTGTCGTGTTAAAGGATGGCTGCGTCCTGGGGCAGGGGACGCCGGAAGAGATTTTTACCGACAGTGAACTTCTTTCCCAGGCAAATCTCTCTGTTCCCGCCGCCCTGCGCCTGTTTGACTCCCTGTGCCGCAAAGGGATCCTGGATCCCTCTCTTCCCATCCCCAGAAATCTGGATGAGCTGGAAAGCTATCTGGCCTGA
- a CDS encoding UvrD-helicase domain-containing protein — MGVNWTKEQRQVIESRDRNLLVSAAAGSGKTAVLVERIIRMITDGERPGDIERLLVMTFTKAAASEMRERIHDAIEKKLKEDPGNEHLQQQAIMVQYAQITTIDSFCLHILREHFDCLDIDPAFRVGDEGEMLLLRGDVMEELLEDWYGRHDPAFENFVETYASGKADGGIDDYIYQVYSFSQSNPWPKEWIDECRRELSDTSVEALDRTGWMQFLLEDVRRQASEWAGQLQEAARLCSEEDGPGAYLPMILSDLSNAEKLREVSGYDSFVQAASGFEFPKLAAVRGKHSPVNPDKKEKVSECRKRIKKAVEKMKGQFLFASEEEILADLAGSSEAVLMLLTLAEDFAGRFEAKKRERNLVDFNDLEHLALQVLYQEEKEGGEHRPGEAADLLAGQFDEILVDEYQDSNLVQEALIRAVSRERFGTPNVFMVGDVKQSIYKFRLARPELFLEKYHSYTKEDSLYQKIELHQNFRSRRQVLESTNDVFYRIMTENLGSISYTEETALHPGASFEPLPQERGRKEAELSGSAAGQTAGEAGEDGPLEEQRDPFSTEILLINTKDSVLEELDDDISDYTRQELEARMIGKRIRELTDPERGCPVWDKELGRYRKAEYRDIVILLRSVSGWAESFVETLAHQGIPAFAESKTGYFTTIEVETMLNFLAVLDNPMQDIPLTAVLKAPFFGLTDRELAEIAARFKHSANRGQDRGMYGAICLYLGESDQAGETMQSSAEGEREPEILEKLASFFRVTEQLRREAVYLPIHELIYRIFDVTGYYDYVSAMPAGETRRANLDMLVEKAAAYEATSYRGVFHFIKYIEKLKKYNTDFGEASTAAEGGNTVRIMSIHKSKGLEFPIVFVAAMGKQFNRQDTRGKILIDSRFGIGTDYLNAETRLKAPTLKKNVLKRRMDLENMGEELRVLYVAMTRAKEKLILTASDRNLEAKLEKWKELLDTGERGLAFTLLSLAGSYLDWVLMAMEGGVCRIWMREVMAKELLSEEIGEQVRRKVTKDMLLWPDREEEGEESPASQIFGMLGDEEYRKRLEESFSFQYPWEDELRLNTKMSVSDIKKEGDEELFEESAFLPTIPSFLSGEEKEVQGARRGTAYHRAMELLSFHEIRKKSDIKEQLDRLVEEGKMTADSRELVRESVIWPFFSSDLGKRMAAAQREGRLKKESQFVIGIPAREMGDFNSDELVLVQGIIDAFFEEDGELVLVDYKTDYVEKEETLRERYGIQLDYYRRALMQMEKKRVKETVIYSFRLGEVRLQPEGSSQAR; from the coding sequence ATGGGAGTAAACTGGACAAAGGAGCAGAGGCAGGTAATTGAGAGCAGGGACAGGAATCTCCTTGTCTCAGCCGCTGCCGGGAGCGGAAAGACCGCAGTTCTGGTGGAGCGAATCATCCGGATGATCACGGACGGGGAGAGGCCGGGGGATATTGAGAGGCTGCTGGTGATGACGTTTACCAAGGCGGCGGCCTCGGAGATGCGCGAGAGGATCCACGACGCCATCGAGAAGAAGCTGAAAGAGGATCCGGGCAATGAACATCTGCAGCAGCAGGCGATTATGGTGCAGTATGCCCAGATCACTACCATTGACAGCTTCTGCCTCCATATTTTGCGGGAACATTTTGACTGCCTGGACATTGACCCTGCGTTCCGCGTGGGGGATGAGGGCGAGATGCTTCTGCTGCGGGGGGATGTGATGGAGGAGCTTTTGGAGGACTGGTATGGGAGACATGATCCGGCCTTTGAAAATTTCGTGGAAACCTATGCGTCCGGAAAGGCAGACGGAGGGATAGACGATTACATCTACCAGGTTTACAGCTTTTCCCAGAGCAATCCCTGGCCGAAGGAGTGGATAGACGAGTGCAGGAGAGAGCTGTCGGACACCTCTGTGGAGGCCCTCGACAGAACCGGGTGGATGCAGTTTCTGCTGGAAGATGTGAGGAGGCAGGCGTCTGAGTGGGCGGGGCAGCTTCAGGAGGCTGCCAGGCTCTGCTCAGAGGAGGATGGGCCCGGGGCCTATCTTCCCATGATTCTCTCCGATCTGTCAAATGCCGAAAAGCTCCGGGAGGTGTCGGGGTACGACAGCTTCGTGCAGGCGGCGTCAGGCTTTGAATTTCCCAAGCTGGCCGCTGTCCGGGGGAAACATTCACCGGTGAACCCGGATAAAAAGGAGAAGGTGTCTGAGTGCAGGAAGCGGATCAAGAAGGCTGTGGAGAAGATGAAGGGGCAGTTTCTGTTTGCCTCCGAGGAGGAAATCCTTGCAGATCTGGCAGGAAGCAGCGAGGCAGTTCTCATGCTCCTTACGCTGGCGGAGGATTTTGCCGGACGGTTTGAGGCAAAGAAGAGGGAGAGAAACCTGGTGGATTTTAACGATCTGGAGCATCTGGCCCTTCAGGTGCTGTACCAGGAGGAAAAGGAGGGGGGAGAACACAGGCCCGGCGAGGCGGCCGATCTTCTGGCAGGGCAGTTTGACGAGATCCTGGTGGATGAGTATCAGGACAGCAATCTGGTGCAGGAGGCCCTTATCAGGGCAGTGTCCAGGGAACGGTTTGGAACACCCAATGTGTTTATGGTAGGCGATGTAAAGCAGAGTATTTACAAATTCCGCCTGGCCAGACCGGAGCTGTTTCTGGAAAAGTACCATTCCTACACGAAGGAAGACAGTCTCTATCAGAAGATTGAGCTTCACCAGAATTTCAGAAGCCGCAGGCAGGTGCTGGAGAGCACCAACGACGTGTTTTACCGGATTATGACGGAGAATCTGGGCTCCATCTCCTACACAGAGGAGACAGCCCTTCACCCGGGGGCCTCCTTTGAGCCCCTGCCACAGGAAAGGGGCCGAAAAGAGGCGGAGCTTTCTGGGTCTGCTGCAGGACAGACTGCAGGGGAAGCCGGAGAGGATGGGCCTTTAGAGGAGCAGAGAGATCCGTTTTCCACGGAGATCCTCCTCATTAACACAAAGGACAGCGTGCTGGAGGAGCTGGACGATGACATCTCCGACTACACAAGGCAGGAGCTGGAGGCCAGGATGATCGGAAAGCGGATCAGAGAGTTGACCGATCCGGAGAGGGGATGCCCGGTCTGGGACAAAGAGCTTGGGCGCTACAGGAAGGCGGAGTACAGAGATATTGTCATCCTTCTGCGCAGCGTCTCAGGGTGGGCGGAGAGCTTTGTGGAGACTCTGGCACACCAGGGCATTCCGGCCTTTGCCGAGTCAAAGACAGGCTATTTTACCACCATTGAGGTGGAGACGATGCTGAATTTTCTGGCAGTGCTGGATAACCCCATGCAGGATATTCCCCTTACCGCCGTTTTAAAGGCTCCGTTTTTCGGGCTGACGGACCGGGAGCTGGCAGAGATCGCGGCCAGATTTAAGCATTCTGCAAACCGGGGACAGGACCGGGGAATGTACGGGGCTATCTGCCTGTATCTGGGGGAGAGCGATCAGGCAGGAGAAACGATGCAGTCCTCTGCAGAAGGAGAGCGGGAACCGGAAATTCTGGAAAAGCTGGCCAGCTTCTTCCGGGTGACGGAACAGCTGAGGAGGGAGGCCGTTTATCTGCCCATCCACGAGCTGATTTACCGGATCTTTGACGTGACCGGCTATTATGACTATGTGTCCGCCATGCCGGCAGGGGAGACCCGCAGAGCCAATCTGGACATGCTTGTGGAGAAGGCGGCTGCCTATGAGGCCACAAGCTACAGAGGGGTGTTCCATTTTATCAAATATATTGAAAAGCTGAAAAAGTACAATACAGACTTCGGCGAGGCCTCCACTGCGGCAGAGGGCGGCAATACGGTGCGGATTATGAGCATTCACAAGAGCAAGGGACTGGAGTTTCCCATTGTCTTTGTGGCTGCAATGGGTAAGCAGTTTAACAGGCAGGATACCAGAGGAAAGATTCTGATCGACTCCCGGTTTGGAATCGGGACGGACTATCTGAATGCCGAGACAAGGCTTAAGGCTCCCACCCTCAAGAAAAATGTGCTGAAGCGCAGGATGGATCTGGAAAACATGGGGGAGGAGCTGCGGGTTCTCTATGTGGCCATGACGAGGGCCAAGGAGAAACTCATCCTGACAGCCTCTGACAGAAATCTGGAGGCAAAGCTGGAAAAATGGAAAGAGCTTCTGGACACAGGGGAGAGGGGACTTGCCTTTACCCTCCTGTCCCTGGCCGGCTCTTATCTGGACTGGGTGCTGATGGCCATGGAGGGAGGCGTCTGCCGGATTTGGATGCGCGAGGTGATGGCGAAGGAGCTTTTAAGTGAAGAGATCGGGGAGCAGGTAAGGCGGAAGGTGACAAAGGATATGCTCCTGTGGCCGGACAGGGAGGAAGAAGGGGAGGAGTCTCCTGCCTCTCAGATATTCGGGATGCTGGGAGATGAGGAGTACAGAAAGAGGCTGGAGGAGTCCTTCTCCTTCCAGTACCCCTGGGAGGATGAGCTGCGGCTGAACACGAAAATGTCCGTGTCCGACATTAAAAAAGAGGGAGATGAGGAGCTCTTTGAGGAGAGCGCATTCCTCCCGACGATTCCATCCTTCCTGTCCGGTGAGGAGAAGGAGGTACAGGGGGCCAGGCGGGGAACCGCCTACCACAGGGCCATGGAACTTCTGTCTTTCCATGAGATCAGAAAAAAGTCTGATATAAAGGAGCAGCTTGACAGGCTTGTGGAGGAGGGGAAGATGACTGCCGATTCCAGGGAGCTTGTGAGAGAGTCTGTCATCTGGCCATTTTTCAGTTCAGATCTGGGAAAGCGGATGGCCGCCGCCCAGAGAGAGGGAAGGCTGAAAAAGGAGAGCCAGTTTGTTATCGGCATTCCGGCCAGAGAGATGGGAGATTTTAACTCCGATGAGCTGGTGCTGGTTCAGGGAATTATCGATGCCTTCTTCGAGGAGGACGGAGAGCTGGTGCTGGTGGACTACAAGACGGATTATGTGGAAAAGGAAGAGACGCTGAGGGAGAGGTATGGGATTCAGCTTGACTACTACAGGCGGGCACTGATGCAGATGGAGAAAAAGAGGGTGAAGGAAACGGTGATTTACTCCTTCCGCCTGGGAGAGGTGAGGCTGCAGCCAGAGGGCTCCTCTCAGGCCAGATAG